In a single window of the Rhopalosiphum padi isolate XX-2018 chromosome 1, ASM2088224v1, whole genome shotgun sequence genome:
- the LOC132918471 gene encoding transmembrane protein 132E yields the protein MNTAAAVAISVLLLHSATIGFVTPVEVHFDNPDGGFFVRHPIGGGPGNNRQQQQQLGGGDNDDSDDDAGGGAVLSVDRFTVLQDVPQTSIRASYGPFSTKQTVPSRYLIPDPNSSGMSGGVNGSGLSAGYSSTVDISSMDVSAHLVQRRVYRENPVVRTLFHVGYSVVRSQSGSGPPPSIPLSAADATAGGSVRSASSSSSYGKLCAVAKATFEGAERPVTAACKPDPKDGVCTARLVLPAKWWPPLNPPDAKPVKTPQRYVQISYALLESDHRCSQSDVQLQPFTYIGQASLDHAQRPYKELKTDAYLLTLVPSVPLYPKSFTYVPVFFDAGPKEQNIKGFILRAKVKNGLRVLSAENSDPERWTINYTSNPRGTQITVTAVHKGLPAAAGTAWPNSRYEEVLQWLLQVDSEAEDVWEEGRVVWTVQYVMEAAGNATNWTSAAAVQGSQPKADRHRAAYKHHRRQAAVLAGRRRTARLSRAATKMLYLDGVNGVLDGVKRKISARFEIHKDDTEAVLPISKNWEIINTAVLTGKQISHAMKVFVVSYAGKISDVTRQSVCQIEDDSVLKVTSSCSSVYVDGSEIRGSSNATVIVKYESYTGTAHFIVWVPEINEMDLTIADQKLNQIKGWRVPVSLEADDDMDDYVNKLKRSAEGKGGGHMKSPMPDGDFRLNEMITEDMVADAYDRKTSCQLRFQQTSVEIYARFKATDHDSGRVSYFVNRRTWLKVTDLLLHYLRSSDPRVASITGQIVRGHNAGRTEVQVISALSGHVLVSKEIRVVSDKVSVARLAVNVVSGLQLNIRPDAAVDNNYIAETSVTRKLTAKYQEGLLDIDLWFTDDTRTPLRSVAMSDYALRVESTNPDVVAFAPMAASPHPRVIAVGSGKGQLLRVSFGPPDVCGKHEAANGGRKTVLPTTLSETAAEVQVDFSSSPYSVEQFVQNDGGGGGGSGVLNVGPPRDKKDHNKDSAGMVGIKDENNDEPTVQARQHNNNNNNQNNIINHGGNGIGSTTVHAHKVPAHVSPFELGLYTLLAALCFAIVAFVISCVVYASKYKQNSLEMPTTTLMTKSFMGNMNGAKDGTGGIGGGVGSAKPLSDEPTMNAHDWVWLGRSTLERSSGMLVPSMGNKSHNNNNNNNNQINEHNMRIMSNPIYGVDNNSSGNSGNQQQQQQVCSRNPPPQINTSTYSVKDRLSNGNIVFNKLWKVLPTPNDQNLEKPADYRPPVPPHRTQLNNVDNMMIGDDDNDEQAPPPPKRQHHHHHHHHRNRSQGGGRSSSVAGNPKLPERNSDPLFVETCNRRSMDVKRAAIIGNPMFAFDPASADQKHQNAGNSDTIKLDDLNLGMDYKQLMEYFDNLKESNA from the exons GTTTTGTGACTCCGGTCGAGGTGCATTTTGACAACCCGGACGGAGGGTTCTTCGTCCGACATCCTATCGGTGGCGGTCCCGGCAATAACcgtcaacaacaacaacaattggGCGGCGGTGACAATGACGACAGTGACGACGACGCCGGCGGTGGGGCCGTGCTCAGCGTGGACAGGTTCACCGTATTGCAGGACGTACCGCAGACATCGATCAGGGCTAGTTACGGGCCGTTCTCCACCAAGCAAACGGTACCGTCGCGTTACCTGATACCGGATCCAAACTCGTCCGGAATGTCCGGTGGCGTGAACGGTTCCGGTTTATCGGCGGGCTACTCGTCGACCGTAGACATATCATCGATGGACGTGTCCGCGCACTTGGTCCAGAGGCGCGTGTACCGCGAAAACCCGGTAGTCCGGACATTGTTCCACGTCGGTTACAGCGTGGTAAGATCGCAGTCCGGTTCCGGTCCGCCTCCTTCGATTCCGCTGTCCGCCGCAGACGCGACCGCCGGTGGTTCCGTGCGGTCGGCTTCCAGCTCGTCTTCGTACGGAAAACTGTGCGCGGTGGCCAAGGCCACGTTCGAGGGAGCCGAGCGGCCGGTCACTGCCGCGTGCAAGCCCGACCCCAAGGACGGCGTGTGCACCGCTCGGCTGGTGTTACCGGCCAAGTGGTGGCCGCCGCTGAACCCGCCGGACGCCAAGCCGGTTAAGACGCCACAGCGGTACGTGCAGATATCTTATGCGCTGCTCGAGTCCGACCACCGGTGCAGCCAGTCGGACGTGCAGCTGCAGCCGTTCACGTACATCGGACAGGCGTCCTTAGATCACGCCCAGCGCCCGTACAAGGAGCTCAAGACGGACGCGTACCTGTTGACACTCGTCCCGTCCGTGCCACTGTATCCCAAGTCGTTTACGTACGTGCCCGTGTTCTTCGACGCCGGGCCCAAGGAGCAGAACATCAAAGGGTTTATACTCAGAGCCAAAGTGAAGAACGGGTTGCGCGTGTTGAGCGCCGAGAACAGCGACCCGGAACGGTGGACCATCAACTACACGTCGAACCCTAGGGGCACTCAGATCACGGTGACGGCCGTGCACAAGGGGCTGCCCGCCGCCGCCGGCACCGCGTGGCCGAACTCCCGGTACGAGGAGGTGTTGCAGTGGCTGCTGCAGGTTGACTCGGAGGCCGAGGACGTGTGGGAGGAAGGCCGAGTGGTCTGGACCGTGCAGTACGTCATGGAGGCGGCGGGCAACGCGACCAACTGGACGTCGGCCGCTGCCGTCCAGGGAAGCCAGCCCAAGGCCGACCGCCACCGCGCCGCTTACAAACATCACCGGCGGCAGGCGGCCGTGCTGGCTGGACGGCGGAGGACGGCTCGGCTTTCCAGAGCCGCCACCAAGATGCTCTACCTGGACGGCGTCAACGGCGTGTTGGACGGCGTCAAGCGCAAGATATCCGCCCGGTTCGAGATACACAAGGACGACACCGAAGCCGTGCTGCCCATATCCAAG aacTGGGAAATAATCAACACGGCCGTATTGACTGGAAAGCAGATATCACACGCGATGAAGGTGTTCGTTGTCAGCTACGCGGGCAAAATATCCGACGTCACCCGACAGTCCGTGTGTCAGATAGAGGACGACAGCGTACTTAAG GTAACATCGTCATGCAGTTCGGTGTACGTGGACGGATCAGAAATTCGGGGCTCGTCCAATGCTACGGTGATCGTCAAATACGAATCGTATACAGGTACGGCGCATTTCATTGTGTGGGTTCCAGAAATCAACGAAATGGACCTAACCATTGCTGACCAGAAACTGAACCAGATCAAAGGCTGGCGAGTGCCGGTAAGCCTAGAAGCTGACGACGACATGGACGA TTACGTCAACAAATTGAAAAGATCTGCCGAAGGCAAGGGTGGCGGTCACATGAAATCTCCGATGCCGGATGGCGATTTCCGGTTAAACGAAATGATCACCGAGGATATGGTGGCCGATGCATATGACAGGAAGACCAGCTGCCAGTTGAGATTTCAACAGACGTCGGTCGAg ATATACGCCAGGTTCAAGGCGACGGACCACGATTCTGGCCGGGTGAGCTACTTCGTGAACCGTCGGACGTGGTTAAAGGTGACCGATCTGCTGCTGCACTACCTGCGGTCGTCGGATCCGCGGGTCGCGTCCATCACTGGGCAAATCGTGCGTGGACATAACGCTGGCCGGACCGAGGTGCAGGTGATCTCGGCGTTATCCGGTCACGTGCTCGTGTCGAAGGAGATCCGAGTGGTCAGCGACAAGGTGAGCGTGGCCCGGCTGGCGGTTAACGTCGTGTCCGGGCTGCAGCTGAACATCCGGCCGGACGCGGCTGTGGACAACAACTACATAGCCGAGACGTCCGTGACCAGGAAGCTGACGGCCAAGTACCAGGAGGGCCTGTTGGACATCGACTTGTGGTTCACGGACGACACGCGCACGCCCCTGCGGTCGGTGGCCATGTCCGACTACGCGCTCCGCGTCGAGTCCACCAACCCCGACGTGGTGGCGTTTGCCCCCATGGCCGCCTCACCGCACCCACGAGTCATAGCAGTCGGTTCTGGTAAGGGGCAGCTTCTGCGCGTGTCGTTCGGCCCGCCCGACGTCTGCGGCAAACACGAGGCGGCTAACGGAGGCCGGAAGACCGTCCTGCCGACGACGCTCAGCGAAACGGCGGCCGAAGTCCAAGTGGACTTTTCGTCGTCTCCATACTCGGTCGAACAGTTCGTGCAGAAcgacggtggcggtggcggcggcagtGGCGTGCTGAACGTAGGACCGCCCCGCGACAAAAAGGATCACAACAAGGACTCGGCGG GAATGGTTGGCATCAAAGACGAAAATAACGATGAACCCACAGTGCAAGCTCgacaacacaataataacaacaataatcaaaacaatattatcaacCACGGCGGCAACGGTATTGGGAGCACAACCGTGCACGCCCACAAAGTACCCGCTCACGTGAGTCCATTTGAACTCGGCTTGTATACCCTTTTGGCAGCTCTTTGCTTCGCCATCGTGGCGTTCGTCATATCGTGCGTCGTCTACGCGTCCAAATACAAACAGAACTCGTTGGAAATGCCCACTACCACGTTGATGA caAAATCGTTCATGGGTAACATGAACGGGGCTAAGGATGGTACCGGAGGTATTGGTGGAGGTGTCGGTAGTGCCAAACCTTTGTCAGATGAACCGACTATGAACGCCCATGATTGGGTGTGGCTAGGCAGATCTACGTTAGAACGTTCGTCCGGCATGCTTGTACCGTCCATGGGCAACAAAtcacacaacaacaacaacaataacaacaaccaAATCAACGAGCACAATATGAGAATTATGTCAAATCCCATTTACGGCGTGGACAACAACAGTAGTGGTAACAGTGGTAaccagcagcagcaacagcaggtTTGCAGCAGAAATCCTCCTCCGCAGATCAATACTTCCACGTACAGCGTTAAAGACCGGCTGTCCAATGGCAATATCGTTTTCAATAAACTATGGAAAGT ACTTCCAACACCGAACGACCAGAACCTGGAGAAACCCGCTGATTACAGACCACCGGTGCCGCCGCATAGGACGCAGTTGAATAATGTGGACAACATGATGATCGGCGACGATGACAATGACGAACAAGCGCCACCACCTCCAAAACGGCAACACCATCACCACCATCACCATCACCGTAACCGCAGTCAAG GTGGTGGCAGATCCTCGTCGGTCGCTGGTAACCCTAAACTACCGGAGAGGAACTCCGACCCACTATTCGTGGAAACCTGTAACCGGAGATCAATGGATGTGAAACGGGCGGCAATCATCGGGAATCCGATGTTTGCCTTCGATCCTGCGTCCGCAGATCAGAAGCATCAGAACGCCGGTAACAGTGA